Genomic DNA from Filimonas effusa:
CCTGGTTTTTAGTAGACCTCCTAAAGAAGGCAGTACGCCTCAGATCATTGGTCGCGAATTGATTCAGCAAGTCACCCGATGCCTTGAAGCAAGAGGCACGGTTATCATCGCCGTTATAGGCAGAAAGGGAATCATTGGCAAATACAGCAGGCATTTCATTTGAGCCCATGGTAAATATTGTTTCCGGAGAACTACGTTTTGTGAAACTGGTATTTGCTACATACTGATTGAGATCCAGGAAGTCATATCCGAGCGTTTCTATATCCTTCGCTGCATCCAAAACCTTATCGTACTGTTCGGTATATAAATAGACCCTGCTCTGCAAAGCTTTTACAGCAGCAATACCCACTCTTACCCTGGTTCCGGGATTATAGTCATTAAAGGCTTCCGCCGCCTTATCAAGATCAGCGATGATCTGATTGTAAACGACTTCATTGGAACTACGGCTGAAATATTTATCTTCTACTTTTTCGGAAACTTTAACCGGAACCCCTTCATCTGAGGCAGCGGTTTGTTTGCGGTAAGGCGATCCATAAACATTCTGAAGGTTGAAATAATAATAAGCACGTAAAAAATAACCTTCTCCTATTACCCGGTTCAAAATGGATGATTTGTTTCCATTCTTCACCATTTCTTCTGCCTGAAAAATAATAGAGTTCAATGCACCGATACGTTTATAAATCTTGCGCCAGGCTACATCCACCCAGGTTTTCTTCAGCACGTCTACATTGGGCGCCTGCATCCAGTTATGGAAATTTCCAAGCATATATAAAGAGGTCAGCTTTTCTGTTTCCGTAAAATTAACGGCGAACTGCTCACAGTCATCATCCATCACATGCAGCCAGGGCAGCGTGATGCCATCATCCGATGCCAGGGTAGACATAGTGGCCTGACTGCTGATAGTAAGCGAAAGCGGATTGATAAACGCCTCTCCTATCATCAGTTTATCAAGATCCTCCGGCGTTTGCACATAACGTTGATCCCGTGAATATTCTTCTAAAAATTTGCTACAGGACGACAGGGATAACAGTCCCAGCAGCAATAGACAACTATATATTTTGTTCATATTATCCCGGTTTTAAAATGAAAGATTAATGCTGCAGGAATAAATAGGGCGCAGCGAAAGGTTCATATTAGGTGTAGAGCCCGACTGCGTTGGATCCTGCCCTTTCAGCTTTTTACTGTTAATGGTGAAAAGATCTGTTCCGGTAAAAGAAATATAAGCCGAGTTCATTCCAATGGAATGGGCAATACGCTCATCCACATTATACCGGAAAGAAATAGACTGCAGTTTCAGATAATCGCCACTTACAACCCTGATATCAGAATTATCATACATTTCGTAAGGAGTGCCGCCAAATGCATACTGCGACGCCGGATATACATTCCACCATGGCTGGTTGGCGTTGTTAGACACATTTAATCCAGGCACATTGGTGTAGGCTTCATCACCGGGACGACGCCAGCGGTATACAAACTCTTTTCTAAGATTCTGCTGCGGGAAGGCATAGGTAGTGGCATAGCCGGAAGCCATTTTCATCAACCGTATTTTGTTACCGATAGAATAGGTAAGGTTGAATGAAAAGCCAAAATTGCGATAACCAAAGTAGTTGGACAGGCCACCCTGGATATAGGGCTCCCTGCGTCCCGATTCGGTCATCACAGCCAGGTAAACGTCTTCTTTTTTCATCTGGCTATATTGGTTTCTGTAGTCTGCTGCTTTTTCAGATTCAGCGCCATAAAATATAGGCGATCCATCCTGGTTGCTCAATCCTTTAAATTTATAGGAATAGAATGTATTAATAGCTTTTCCGGATAATTGAGCAGAACCACTCAGGAAGTCGTTATAGGTAATATTGTTGATCAATACATTGTTGCGGTTATTGACCACATTATTCAGGATCTTGTTCAGCACCTGACCCAGTTGAGGATCGATACGCCATACAAAACCTCTGCGTGACGAATTCACACCTGCGTTGTCAATAGGTGTAATACGCAAGCTCACTTCAATACCTTTGTTTTCCAGTGTACCACTATTGATCACGTACTGCTGCACACCATTGATTTCCGATACGGTTTTATTAAGGAAGGCATTGCTGGTACGTTTATAGTAGTAAGAGAAGGAACCCGACACCTTGTTTTTAAACAGGGAGAAATCAACCGCCAGATTACTGGAAGATGTTTTTTCCCATTTTAAATCAGGATTGGGAAAATTCACAATATTAGAATACGTGCTATTATAATACGGACTGGTAACCGTATTGTCTTTGATGACCATATAGGAAGATTGTCCGGGCAACATATTGCCCTGCCATCCCCACGAAGCTCTTAACGCCAGATCACTGATCCAGGAAGTTTCCTTCACCAATTCCTGCTTCATATTCCAGCGGCCGGAGATGGCCCAGATAGGCAGGAAACGATTGTTGGTTCTGGAGCCGAACAAATTAGACTGCTCGCCCCTGATATGTACATTCACAATATAGCGGTCTTTCCAGCTATACCCTGTAGTACCATACCAGGCAAGCTCGTTCGTCAGCTGCCGATCGAAACTACCCAATGCATCTTTTGTAGACATCCATTGCTGATAATAGCCGGTGTAGGTGGCAGGCACTATATCGAAATAGCCACCCATTTCCGGGAAATAGCCCCTGCGAGTGATATTAAAGCCTTTGTATTCCGAAGACTTCAATTCAATACCGGCAGAAGCCATAATTATATGACTTCTGTAAGCCCCCAAAGCAGTGGTGTAGTTGGTTTGTAATCTTGCCGTATAATTTTTGTTACGGGTGTCGGACCGCTTCATTTCGCCGCCAACGGGGCTCATGTCGTTTCTCGTAGCCTGATCTGCCCTAAGATTAAAAATGTAAAAGGTATTTTTGGTATAGTATGTTTCATTAGTATTATTAGTAATACCAAAAGCCAGTGTTCCTTCTACATTTAACCCGGTAGTTATTTTGTACCTGATAAAGCCTTTGATATTCGAGGCATTGGTCTCCATATTATTGCCACTATTCGCCTTTTCATTCAGGATATTGTAATTATAATACAGGAAATTGTTGTATTTCGGATAATAAAACAGGCTTCCATCCGTGTTATAAACAGGCACGGTACGGCTCATGTTATAGGCATAGTTCATTATCCCCAGGTCGGAAGGCGTATAAGCCCTGGTAGAAAAATTGCCGGAAAAAGAAAACTGTGCTGAGAACTTTTTATAATCGGCAGTAAGATTCAGCATTGAAGAATAACGCTTATTGTTCTCGTCTTTAATAACACCATCTTCATTGGTGTAACCAAGAGAAGCATAGTATTTTATGTTATTTGCACCGCCAGACAAACTCACGGTATGGCTTTGCGCCAAAGAATTCCGCGTTACTGCACCTAACCAATCGGTATTTATGGTGGCATAATAATCAGAGCGTTGTTTAAACGTTGCATAGTCTATATTGCCTGAATAATAGTCCTGCAATGCCTGCTCATAGCCGGCCCATTGGGTAACATTGCTATATTGAATACCACGTTCAAACAATTCTTTCGACACATCCATACGCTCCTCCGAATTCATCATATACATGGTTCTGTCGGAGTATTTTGGTCTGCGCGCAAAACTTGTTGTTCCGTTGTAATTGATGGTGGGTTTACCACCCTTACCTTTTTTGGTAGTAATTACGATAACACCATTGCCTGCCTTTGCACCATAAAGCGCGGTAGCAGAGGCGTCTTTAAGCACATCTATCTGGTCTATATCTTCGGGGTTAAGGCCAGCGATGGCGTTACCCAACAGGTTTACGAAATCAAGATCATTTAAACGCTGTGGATCTACGTTAACGGGATCTGTCAATACAATACCGTCCAGTACCCATAAAGGTTCCCTGTTACCCAGAATGGTAGAGGTTCCCCTGATCCTCAGCCTGGGTACCGCACCTACCTGGCCCGAGTTCTGCATAAAGGTCATTCCCGGCACGCGGCCTTCCAGCATTTTATCGAGCTTGTTGACCCCGGCAGTCATGATATCCTCCATTTTAACAGTTGTAGCGGCACTGGTCAAATTCCTTCTGTCAATCGTTTGATAACCGGTATTCACAACCACTTCTACATTGTTTATCTGTTGATCGGATATCTTCAGATAAATGGTCAGTCCCGGCGTTTTCAGCAACGATGGTGTTACACGAATCGTTTGCGACACGAATCCCACATAGGAAATAACCAGCATATCATTTTCCGACACTTCGGCAAAGCAGGTACCGTCGGGGCCCGCTGAGAAGCTTTTGCCTGTTGTTTTATTCAGTATGGTGGCATCGGCAAGCGGCGCATTGGTACTATCGGCCACCTTCAGCCTTAAAATAATACCACGATCAGGAGCCAACGCCTGCACTACCTGCGGAAGTGCTTCCGATGCTTTTAATGATACCTGGATCGTTTTGTCCAGGATAGCATATTGAAAAGGCTGACGCGCGAAAGCAATGTCCAGAAATTGCTGTAACGGTATGTTTTCAGCAGAGATGTTGATGGGCTTAGCCCTGGAAAAGATCTTTTCCTCATAGAGAAAAACATAACCTGTTTGTTTTTTTACAGCAGCGAATACTTCCTGAAGGCGTAGATCCTTACCGGAAAGGGATACCGACTGCGCTGAGCCTGAAGCATACGCCGACATGCACATGGTCAGTAGCAGAAAAGAAAGTAATCTCATAATTCTCAACATTTGGTCGGGTAGCCTGAACATAACTGCTGCCTGACAACGTCTTAAACCGGTAAATAAAACCAACCGGCTACTAACAGGGGATGGGGGCAGTGCATGTAAAAAAGAGCTACCGAAAGCAGTTTTTTGCATAATTTAGATACTGTTTTGGTTGTTTACGAAACGGGTTCCACACCTTTTTGATCAGCCTGAGCATTACCGTCACGATGCCAGTCGTGGCGGTTTACTTTTAAAAGGCAGATCAAACTATTTTAAGTGATGAGTTCATGAAGAAGCTCATCCGAACATGCTTATAATCCGGATGCTTCATAGGTAAGACCAGGTATCAGGGTAAAATAATTAACCGGTGCCCATCGAGCCGGTAATGAATACGGAAACGGTCAAAAATACCCAACAGTTGGTTCAGCGACACGTTAGCGGACATTTCACCGCCAAGCTGAACATCTGGTAAAGATTTCTCATAAATAACTTCTATATCATACCAACG
This window encodes:
- a CDS encoding SusC/RagA family TonB-linked outer membrane protein; this translates as MRLLSFLLLTMCMSAYASGSAQSVSLSGKDLRLQEVFAAVKKQTGYVFLYEEKIFSRAKPINISAENIPLQQFLDIAFARQPFQYAILDKTIQVSLKASEALPQVVQALAPDRGIILRLKVADSTNAPLADATILNKTTGKSFSAGPDGTCFAEVSENDMLVISYVGFVSQTIRVTPSLLKTPGLTIYLKISDQQINNVEVVVNTGYQTIDRRNLTSAATTVKMEDIMTAGVNKLDKMLEGRVPGMTFMQNSGQVGAVPRLRIRGTSTILGNREPLWVLDGIVLTDPVNVDPQRLNDLDFVNLLGNAIAGLNPEDIDQIDVLKDASATALYGAKAGNGVIVITTKKGKGGKPTINYNGTTSFARRPKYSDRTMYMMNSEERMDVSKELFERGIQYSNVTQWAGYEQALQDYYSGNIDYATFKQRSDYYATINTDWLGAVTRNSLAQSHTVSLSGGANNIKYYASLGYTNEDGVIKDENNKRYSSMLNLTADYKKFSAQFSFSGNFSTRAYTPSDLGIMNYAYNMSRTVPVYNTDGSLFYYPKYNNFLYYNYNILNEKANSGNNMETNASNIKGFIRYKITTGLNVEGTLAFGITNNTNETYYTKNTFYIFNLRADQATRNDMSPVGGEMKRSDTRNKNYTARLQTNYTTALGAYRSHIIMASAGIELKSSEYKGFNITRRGYFPEMGGYFDIVPATYTGYYQQWMSTKDALGSFDRQLTNELAWYGTTGYSWKDRYIVNVHIRGEQSNLFGSRTNNRFLPIWAISGRWNMKQELVKETSWISDLALRASWGWQGNMLPGQSSYMVIKDNTVTSPYYNSTYSNIVNFPNPDLKWEKTSSSNLAVDFSLFKNKVSGSFSYYYKRTSNAFLNKTVSEINGVQQYVINSGTLENKGIEVSLRITPIDNAGVNSSRRGFVWRIDPQLGQVLNKILNNVVNNRNNVLINNITYNDFLSGSAQLSGKAINTFYSYKFKGLSNQDGSPIFYGAESEKAADYRNQYSQMKKEDVYLAVMTESGRREPYIQGGLSNYFGYRNFGFSFNLTYSIGNKIRLMKMASGYATTYAFPQQNLRKEFVYRWRRPGDEAYTNVPGLNVSNNANQPWWNVYPASQYAFGGTPYEMYDNSDIRVVSGDYLKLQSISFRYNVDERIAHSIGMNSAYISFTGTDLFTINSKKLKGQDPTQSGSTPNMNLSLRPIYSCSINLSF
- a CDS encoding RagB/SusD family nutrient uptake outer membrane protein, giving the protein MNKIYSCLLLLGLLSLSSCSKFLEEYSRDQRYVQTPEDLDKLMIGEAFINPLSLTISSQATMSTLASDDGITLPWLHVMDDDCEQFAVNFTETEKLTSLYMLGNFHNWMQAPNVDVLKKTWVDVAWRKIYKRIGALNSIIFQAEEMVKNGNKSSILNRVIGEGYFLRAYYYFNLQNVYGSPYRKQTAASDEGVPVKVSEKVEDKYFSRSSNEVVYNQIIADLDKAAEAFNDYNPGTRVRVGIAAVKALQSRVYLYTEQYDKVLDAAKDIETLGYDFLDLNQYVANTSFTKRSSPETIFTMGSNEMPAVFANDSLSAYNGDDNRASCFKASGDLLNQFATNDLRRTAFFRRSTKNQAWLPAKYRTWTTYNDPEQVSCLFYIRYAEVVLNRAEALAMLGSDDLARTELQKLRSKRFANASIADLPQSNQALVDFIRAERRRELCFEGHRWFDLRRYGVNSKYPLADNFTIRHPNYTYDASSKTYVPSGAFELKSIKMDAAAWQAPIPDYAIEFNQGALTNPVRPVRNVVP